In Methanofollis sp., a single window of DNA contains:
- a CDS encoding replication factor C small subunit, with protein sequence MEGNNTIWIEKYRPQKLADMVGHPEIVERLRSYVKSGTLPHLLFTGPAGVGKTTAAVALAKEFFGDTWQINFREMNASDERGIDVVRNQIKGFARTSPLGGASFKILFLDEADALTTDAQAALRRTMENYAQNCRFILSCNYSSKIIDPIQSRCAIYRFRPLDDAAVTEQVRRVAVTEGVTLTDDAVQAIVYIAEGDMRKALNALQGAAIISREIDAGMVYETTSTARPDEIRNLLDLSMQGDFPAAEGALRHLMRDRGIAPNELINQCFREVVRSDMETGLKVAFIDHLGEADFRISEGADSAIQMEALIALFVLAARKNE encoded by the coding sequence ATGGAGGGCAACAACACCATCTGGATCGAGAAATACCGGCCGCAAAAACTTGCGGACATGGTCGGCCACCCGGAGATCGTCGAGCGTCTCCGGTCATACGTGAAGAGCGGCACTCTCCCCCATCTCCTCTTCACCGGCCCGGCCGGCGTCGGCAAGACCACAGCAGCGGTTGCACTTGCAAAGGAGTTCTTCGGCGATACCTGGCAGATAAACTTCAGGGAGATGAACGCCTCCGACGAACGTGGGATCGACGTGGTCAGGAACCAGATCAAGGGTTTCGCCCGGACATCCCCGCTCGGCGGCGCAAGTTTCAAGATCCTCTTTCTGGACGAGGCCGATGCCCTCACGACCGATGCCCAGGCCGCACTCCGCCGGACCATGGAAAACTATGCCCAGAACTGCCGGTTCATTCTCTCCTGCAACTACTCCTCGAAGATTATCGACCCCATCCAGAGCCGGTGCGCCATCTACCGCTTCAGACCCCTCGACGACGCGGCGGTCACTGAGCAGGTGCGGCGTGTCGCCGTGACCGAGGGCGTGACCCTCACCGACGACGCCGTGCAGGCGATCGTCTATATCGCCGAAGGCGACATGAGAAAAGCGCTCAACGCCCTGCAGGGCGCGGCGATCATCTCGCGGGAGATCGACGCGGGCATGGTGTATGAGACGACCTCGACGGCGCGGCCCGACGAGATCAGGAACCTCCTCGACCTCTCGATGCAGGGCGACTTCCCCGCGGCCGAAGGAGCGCTCCGCCACCTGATGCGCGACCGGGGGATCGCCCCGAACGAACTGATCAACCAGTGCTTCAGGGAAGTCGTCCGTTCTGATATGGAAACCGGCCTCAAGGTCGCCTTCATCGACCACCTCGGCGAGGCCGACTTCAGGATTTCGGAAGGAGCGGACTCCGCCATCCAGATGGAGGCACTGATCGCCCTATTTGTCCTTGCCGCCCGGAAAAACGAATAA
- a CDS encoding LAGLIDADG family homing endonuclease, with protein sequence MSPRQNTEVTDVVSDWETFLKRQYNRKERVELSKEFPHKRSFYIDYRNLEAFGKRGLALADELIERPEKVMNDVKDALVRLGIIEEKDRRLVHVRFMNLTRKTKIRDIRANQINTFVAVEGILRKTTEVRPRIVAAVFKCLECGQLTPPYSQTYGRFQDPFRVCATCQKKTPLELVPEKSVFLDAQKLRIQESPEGLRGGEQPQTIDVDVTDDLTGSSAPGDRVVITGILRSFQRINAGTKSTLFDIYLECNAIEVAEKEFEEVNISEEDEDEIQELSRDPKVYSKITRSIAPTIYGNTDVKEAVALQLFGGIPKEMPDGSRLRGDIHVLLVGDPGIAKSQLLRYIVQLSPRGIYTSGKSSTSAGLTATAVKDEFGDGRWTLEAGALVLADMGMAAVDELDKMEKEDRSALHEAMEQQCYDNQTEVLTEHGWRLFRDVEEGERVATLTPDGRLAYAVPTAYVAAEYDGDMYFIASRQVDLAVTPNHNMYVDLNRRADEWEGFGLRRMETLPLQRRMRFKKNAIWEGMYAETYELPSVTIYKNQNHGGEESGAITLKMNDWLEFLGYYLSEGSVQYTNGVPYRVHLSQRDGVRAAKMTACTNRLGFRWSYNGQNIAISSKQLATHLAVFGKCHEKYVPQYAKEVCPEQIRILLDALVLGDGWVRKGTGQTAYVTSSRQLADDMTELLLKAGISGNATVVHRQGDEVRVPEGRTAVLSHDIYQVSFIREGQNRSSINTNGLRHITKGHYAGMIYCVEVPDHVIYVRRHGKPVWCGNTVSIAKAGITATLRSRCALLGAANPKMGRFDEYAPISEQINMPPSLLSRFDLIFIMTDKPDAARDMAIAEHILKSHAVGELIEKKRRMPVEGVDDAYIKQQLKPVTPDIEPLLFRKYIAYAKRTCFPTIVPEAREALRDYYLQLRKLADNNKPVPVTARQLEALIRLGEASARIRLSPTVDIEDAKRVIKIVDTCLRQVAYDAESGTFDIDKWTTGISKRQRDIIRTVKEVIKDVGGDEGSANVEQVIEEMIREGFAKEKVEATIRVLKNEGEVVELRPGIIKLSAREY encoded by the coding sequence ATGTCACCCCGCCAGAACACTGAAGTGACCGATGTCGTCAGCGACTGGGAGACATTCCTCAAGCGGCAGTACAACCGGAAAGAGCGGGTCGAACTCTCGAAGGAATTCCCGCACAAGCGCTCATTCTACATCGATTACAGGAACCTCGAAGCATTCGGGAAGCGCGGTCTCGCTCTCGCCGACGAACTCATCGAACGGCCCGAAAAGGTTATGAACGACGTCAAGGACGCCCTCGTCCGCCTCGGCATCATCGAGGAGAAGGACAGGCGCCTCGTCCATGTCAGGTTCATGAACCTCACCAGGAAGACGAAGATCCGGGACATCAGGGCAAACCAGATCAACACCTTCGTCGCCGTGGAAGGGATCCTCAGGAAAACGACAGAGGTCAGGCCGAGGATCGTCGCGGCGGTCTTCAAGTGCCTGGAGTGCGGGCAGCTCACCCCGCCGTACTCCCAGACCTACGGCCGGTTCCAGGACCCCTTCCGGGTCTGCGCCACCTGCCAGAAGAAGACTCCACTCGAACTCGTGCCCGAGAAGTCCGTCTTTCTGGACGCCCAGAAACTGCGGATCCAGGAATCGCCCGAGGGCCTGCGGGGCGGCGAGCAGCCGCAGACCATCGACGTGGACGTGACCGACGACCTGACAGGCAGCTCCGCGCCCGGCGACAGGGTGGTGATCACCGGCATCCTCAGGTCTTTCCAGCGTATCAACGCGGGCACGAAGTCCACCCTCTTCGATATCTACCTGGAGTGCAATGCGATCGAGGTGGCCGAGAAGGAGTTCGAGGAGGTGAATATCTCCGAGGAGGACGAGGACGAGATCCAGGAACTCTCCAGGGACCCGAAGGTCTACTCGAAGATCACCCGGTCCATCGCCCCGACGATCTACGGGAACACGGACGTGAAGGAAGCGGTCGCCCTCCAGCTCTTCGGCGGGATCCCGAAGGAGATGCCTGACGGCTCCCGTCTCCGCGGCGACATCCATGTCCTCCTTGTCGGCGACCCGGGTATCGCAAAGTCCCAGCTCCTCAGGTATATCGTGCAGCTCTCTCCCCGCGGCATCTACACCTCGGGCAAGTCCTCGACCTCGGCGGGCCTCACGGCGACCGCGGTGAAAGACGAGTTCGGCGACGGCCGCTGGACCCTGGAGGCCGGCGCCCTCGTGCTCGCGGATATGGGCATGGCCGCTGTCGATGAACTGGACAAGATGGAAAAGGAGGACAGGTCGGCCCTCCACGAGGCAATGGAGCAGCAGTGCTATGACAACCAGACCGAGGTCCTCACCGAGCACGGCTGGCGGCTCTTCAGGGACGTTGAAGAGGGCGAGCGTGTGGCGACGCTCACGCCGGACGGCAGGTTGGCGTACGCCGTGCCGACGGCCTATGTGGCTGCCGAATATGACGGCGACATGTACTTCATCGCCTCCAGGCAGGTCGACCTCGCGGTCACGCCCAACCACAACATGTACGTGGACCTGAACAGGCGTGCCGACGAGTGGGAGGGCTTCGGCCTCAGGCGGATGGAGACCCTGCCCCTCCAGAGGAGGATGCGTTTCAAGAAGAACGCCATCTGGGAGGGGATGTATGCCGAGACCTATGAACTGCCGTCGGTGACCATTTACAAGAACCAGAACCATGGCGGAGAGGAGTCGGGCGCCATCACCCTGAAGATGAACGACTGGCTGGAGTTCCTCGGCTATTATCTCTCCGAGGGCTCTGTCCAGTACACAAACGGCGTCCCGTATCGCGTCCACCTATCCCAGAGAGACGGAGTACGTGCCGCGAAGATGACGGCGTGTACCAACCGTCTGGGATTCAGGTGGAGTTATAACGGCCAGAACATCGCCATCTCCTCGAAACAGCTGGCGACCCATCTGGCAGTGTTCGGGAAGTGCCATGAAAAATATGTCCCGCAATACGCGAAGGAGGTGTGCCCCGAACAGATCCGGATCCTCCTCGACGCCCTCGTCCTCGGTGACGGCTGGGTCAGGAAAGGGACAGGCCAGACCGCGTATGTCACCTCCTCGCGGCAGCTGGCAGACGACATGACCGAACTCCTCCTCAAGGCAGGGATCTCGGGCAACGCCACCGTGGTCCACAGACAGGGGGATGAGGTGCGCGTTCCCGAGGGCCGGACAGCCGTCCTGTCCCATGACATCTATCAGGTCTCCTTCATCAGGGAGGGGCAGAACAGGTCGAGCATCAACACCAATGGCCTCAGGCATATCACGAAGGGCCATTATGCCGGCATGATCTACTGCGTGGAGGTGCCCGATCACGTCATCTATGTTCGGCGGCATGGGAAGCCGGTCTGGTGCGGGAACACCGTCTCGATTGCGAAAGCGGGTATCACGGCAACCCTCCGGTCCAGATGCGCCCTTCTCGGTGCCGCAAACCCGAAGATGGGCCGTTTCGACGAGTACGCTCCCATCTCCGAGCAGATCAACATGCCGCCCTCCCTCCTCTCCCGCTTCGACCTCATCTTCATCATGACAGACAAGCCGGACGCGGCCCGCGACATGGCGATCGCAGAGCACATCCTCAAGTCCCACGCGGTCGGCGAACTGATCGAGAAGAAGAGGCGGATGCCGGTCGAAGGCGTGGACGATGCCTATATCAAGCAGCAACTCAAGCCGGTGACGCCCGATATCGAGCCCCTCCTCTTCCGCAAGTACATCGCGTACGCAAAGCGGACCTGCTTCCCGACGATCGTCCCCGAGGCGCGGGAGGCGCTGCGGGACTACTATCTCCAGCTCCGTAAACTCGCCGACAACAACAAACCTGTGCCGGTGACGGCGCGGCAGCTTGAGGCACTCATCCGCCTCGGCGAGGCGAGTGCCAGGATAAGGCTCTCGCCGACCGTGGATATTGAGGACGCAAAGCGTGTGATCAAGATCGTGGACACCTGTCTCCGTCAGGTGGCCTATGACGCCGAGTCTGGCACCTTCGACATCGACAAGTGGACGACCGGGATCTCGAAGAGGCAGCGGGACATCATCAGGACGGTGAAGGAGGTCATCAAGGACGTCGGCGGCGACGAAGGCTCCGCAAACGTCGAGCAGGTGATCGAGGAGATGATCAGGGAGGGCTTTGCGAAGGAGAAGGTCGAGGCGACGATCCGGGTGCTCAAGAACGAGGGCGAGGTGGTCGAACTGCGGCCCGGCATCATCAAACTCTCCGCACGGGAGTACTGA